A single region of the Ictalurus punctatus breed USDA103 chromosome 17, Coco_2.0, whole genome shotgun sequence genome encodes:
- the si:dkey-30e9.6 gene encoding uncharacterized protein si:dkey-30e9.6: protein MTELGMDQLHALSSTKIMDSELSFTLNRKLLFTTSQNVITNRSRNHTLLLPTAALRHTDLWEIKPPDFSPKLYRTLSLPRIKKQTLDPAILKEGLEELSQSLVKMPPVMRFKQDHKRNIPVFITSYKPPGLLELELQFVKLGQFPRGRYKNPKPHNFRPCDESLPDMVTSIAKDSRNLNLNTQLLGASIQPEPNPPEGEPARKVITFKPGEPKWDARLILPKSRWPPMSATYTRHRRRREVYSAFMDRVEEKLTRSWMK from the exons ATGACTGAACTGGGAATG GACCAGCTACATGCTCTGAGCTCTACAAAAATAATGGATTCAGAACTGTCATTCACCTTGAATAGAAAGCTTCTGTTCACGACCAGCCAAAATGTAATCACAAACCGTAGTAGGAATCACACACTCCTACTTCCAACTGCAGCTCTCAGGCACACAGACTTGTGGGAAATAAAGCCGCCTGACTTTAGCCCAAAACTCTACCGCACTTTAAGCTTGCCTCGGATCAAGAAACAAACTCTCGACCCAGCTATACTCAAAGAAGGATTAGAAGAATTATCTCAAAGCCTTGTTAAAATGCCTCCTGTCATGCGATTCAAACAAGACCATAAGAGGAATATACCAGTGTTCATCACATCATACAAACCACCTGGACTACTGGAATTGGAGCTACAGTTTGTGAAGTTGGGACAATTTCCACGTGGTCGCTACAAAAACCCGAAGCCTCACAATTTCAGACCT TGTGATGAAAGCCTGCCAGACATGGTGACCTCCATAGCGAAGGATTCTAGAAATTTGAACCTTAATACTCAGTTATTGGGAGCAA gtATCCAGCCTGAGCCAAATCCTCCAGAAGGAGAGCCAGCAAGGAAAGTGATCACTTTCAAACCAGGAGAACCCAAATGGGATGCAAGACTCATACTGCCGAAGTCCCGTTGGCCACCTATGTCAGCTACATACACA CGGCATCGGCGCAGAAGAGAGGTGTACAGTGCTTTTATGGATCGTGTGGAAGAGAAACTCACCAGATCATGGATGAAATAA
- the arl4aa gene encoding ADP-ribosylation factor-like 4aa — protein sequence MGNGISDQSSIFSNLPFRKSLHITILGLDSAGKTTVLYRLQFNEFVNTVPTKGFNTEKVKVALGRSGTVTFHFWDVGGQEKLRPLWKSYTRCTDGIVFVVDSVDAERMDEAKTELHKLAHSLESQGVPVLIVANKQDLRNSLTLAEIEKMLALGELGASTPWHLQPSCAIIGDGLLEGLERLHDMILKQRRRLNQQKKK from the coding sequence ATGGGAAACGGGATATCCGATCAATCCAGTATATTCTCTAATCTTCCTTTCCGGAAGTCTCTGCACATTACAATTTTGGGTCTGGACTCTGCAGGCAAGACCACTGTCCTGTACAGACTTCAGTTTAATGAGTTTGTGAACACTGTGCCTACTAAAGGATTTAATACAGAGAAGGTCAAAGTGGCCCTCGGCCGCTCTGGAACGGTGACCTTTCACTTTTGGGATGTTGGCGGTCAGGAGAAGCTGCGTCCGCTCTGGAAGTCCTACACTCGCTGCACCGATGGCATCGTGTTTGTAGTTGACTCAGTGGATGCTGAGCGGATGGATGAGGCTAAAACTGAACTTCACAAGCTTGCACACTCGTTGGAGAGTCAAGGTGTCCCTGTGCTTATTGTAGCAAATAAGCAGGACCTAAGGAACTCTTTGACCCTGGCAGAAATCGAGAAGATGCTGGCGCTGGGTGAACTTGGTGCCTCTACGCCATGGCACTTGCAGCCTTCGTGTGCTATAATCGGCGATGGTTTACTAGAAGGACTTGAAAGACTCCATGACATGATCCTTAAACAAAGGAGGAGGCTAAATCAGCAGAAAAAGAAGTGA